A window of Campylobacter concisus contains these coding sequences:
- a CDS encoding tyrosine-type recombinase/integrase has product MLVFKAIKQRLEIAKSVSKIEARKLFTETRDDQVLRMAYYWVSQGAYDNCKDLPLNKYPITHLNHDTANRMWWAVRNHLGYKGENNTHGLYVLRHTVASRLVSLKGFNAHKLMAFMGHTDIKSSLHYVHLNVDDIRDGVGVGA; this is encoded by the coding sequence ATTCTAGTCTTCAAAGCCATAAAACAACGCTTAGAAATAGCTAAGAGCGTAAGTAAAATAGAGGCACGCAAACTCTTTACTGAAACAAGAGACGACCAAGTGCTTCGTATGGCTTACTACTGGGTATCTCAAGGGGCTTATGATAACTGCAAAGACCTACCCTTAAACAAGTACCCCATAACTCATCTAAACCACGATACAGCAAATCGTATGTGGTGGGCTGTAAGAAACCATTTAGGATATAAGGGAGAAAACAATACTCACGGACTATACGTATTACGCCATACAGTGGCTTCTAGGTTAGTGAGTTTGAAAGGATTTAATGCTCATAAATTGATGGCTTTTATGGGTCATACGGATATTAAGAGCAGCTTACACTACGTTCATCTCAATGTAGATGATATACGTGATGGTGTGGGGGTTGGTGCTTAA
- the rfaD gene encoding ADP-glyceromanno-heptose 6-epimerase, with product MNLNGKKIVITGGAGFIGSALAHYFDENYKDAHVLVVDKFRNDETFSNGNLKSFGHFKNLLGFKGEIYAGDINDPSTLDKIKNFRPDVIYHEAAISDTTVKEQDELIKTNVNAFVNLLDICESLGAKMIYASSGATYGNAKSPQTVGECEAPNNAYGFSKLSMDNINKIYAKRGVSVVGLRYFNVFGKGEFFKNKTASMVLQFGLQILAGKTPRLFEGSDQIKRDFVYIKDIIDANIKALDAPSGVYNAATGKARSFQDIADILQREIGVNLGNEYIKNPFIGSYQFHTEADVAPAREAFGFSATWSLEEAIKDYLPEIKRIYKEELNG from the coding sequence ATGAATTTAAATGGAAAAAAGATAGTTATAACTGGAGGCGCTGGCTTTATCGGCTCAGCCTTGGCGCATTATTTTGATGAAAACTATAAAGACGCTCACGTGCTTGTAGTGGATAAATTTAGAAACGACGAGACATTTAGCAACGGCAACCTAAAAAGCTTTGGTCATTTTAAAAATTTACTTGGCTTTAAGGGTGAAATTTACGCTGGCGACATCAACGATCCTAGCACGCTTGATAAGATAAAAAACTTTCGTCCAGACGTCATCTACCACGAGGCAGCGATCTCAGATACGACTGTAAAAGAGCAAGACGAGCTTATCAAAACAAATGTAAACGCCTTTGTAAATTTGCTTGATATCTGCGAGAGTTTGGGCGCAAAGATGATCTACGCTAGCTCAGGGGCGACTTATGGCAACGCAAAGAGCCCACAAACCGTTGGCGAGTGCGAAGCACCAAATAACGCCTATGGCTTTAGCAAACTAAGCATGGATAATATCAATAAAATTTATGCAAAGCGTGGCGTGAGTGTGGTTGGGCTGAGGTATTTTAATGTCTTTGGCAAGGGCGAGTTTTTCAAAAACAAAACCGCCTCGATGGTGCTTCAGTTTGGCTTACAAATTTTAGCTGGCAAGACTCCAAGACTCTTTGAAGGCAGCGACCAGATCAAAAGAGATTTTGTCTATATAAAAGATATCATTGATGCAAACATAAAAGCGCTTGACGCGCCAAGTGGCGTCTATAACGCAGCTACTGGTAAGGCTAGAAGCTTTCAAGATATCGCTGATATCTTGCAGCGAGAGATCGGTGTAAATTTAGGCAACGAATATATCAAAAACCCATTTATCGGCTCATATCAGTTTCACACAGAGGCCGACGTAGCCCCAGCTCGAGAGGCATTTGGCTTTAGTGCGACTTGGAGCCTAGAAGAGGCGATCAAAGACTACTTACCAGAGATAAAGAGAATTTATAAGGAAGAGCTAAATGGCTAA
- the gmhB gene encoding D-glycero-beta-D-manno-heptose 1,7-bisphosphate 7-phosphatase: MNKNEPIKALFLDRDGVINEDAGYVYEIKDFKFIDGIFDALREFAGAGYKLFVVTNQSGIGRGYYTQEQFDALTKFMLEIFKKEQIFITKVYFCPHAPEANCACRKPNPKMILDACKEFNIDLENSLMIGDKPSDIEAGKRAGVGRNFLLDSINFKDVRDVLNKLKKEKSL; the protein is encoded by the coding sequence ATGAATAAAAATGAGCCTATTAAAGCACTTTTTCTAGATAGAGACGGCGTAATAAACGAAGATGCTGGATATGTTTACGAGATAAAAGATTTTAAATTTATCGATGGCATTTTTGATGCATTAAGAGAATTTGCTGGGGCTGGCTACAAGCTCTTTGTCGTGACAAACCAATCAGGCATCGGTAGAGGCTACTATACACAGGAACAGTTTGACGCTCTAACTAAATTTATGCTAGAAATTTTCAAAAAAGAGCAAATTTTTATCACCAAAGTCTACTTTTGTCCACACGCTCCAGAGGCGAATTGCGCTTGTAGAAAACCAAATCCAAAAATGATACTTGATGCTTGCAAAGAGTTTAACATAGACCTTGAAAACTCGCTCATGATAGGCGATAAGCCAAGTGACATCGAGGCTGGCAAAAGGGCAGGTGTTGGTAGAAATTTCTTGCTTGATAGCATAAATTTTAAAGATGTAAGAGATGTTTTAAATAAGCTAAAAAAGGAAAAATCACTATGA
- a CDS encoding c-type cytochrome codes for MKKLLIVSSVAALLSTAAFAADGAAIYKKCIACHGAKAEKMFNNKVPALTSLDAAAIEEALKGYKTGANKFGLGAMMKPIATPMSDEDVKAVAEYIQTLK; via the coding sequence ATGAAAAAATTACTAATTGTTTCTAGCGTTGCGGCTCTACTTTCAACTGCTGCCTTTGCTGCAGATGGTGCTGCTATCTACAAAAAATGCATCGCCTGTCATGGTGCAAAAGCTGAAAAAATGTTTAATAATAAAGTTCCAGCTTTAACATCTCTTGATGCAGCAGCTATCGAAGAGGCACTAAAGGGTTATAAAACAGGAGCAAATAAATTTGGTCTTGGCGCTATGATGAAACCGATCGCCACTCCAATGAGTGACGAAGATGTAAAAGCAGTAGCTGAATACATCCAAACTTTAAAATAA